The following are encoded together in the Chaetodon trifascialis isolate fChaTrf1 chromosome 3, fChaTrf1.hap1, whole genome shotgun sequence genome:
- the LOC139329018 gene encoding metalloproteinase inhibitor 4-like, translating to MAMSQERSACLGLWVLLLLGAGMEEVVEGCSCHPAHPQQLFCSAEIVIRAKISGEKIVSPSNSSSPYMKMIQYEIKMIKMFKGFDKAKDIQYVYTPVFSSLCGVKLDSNNKAGYLLSGSMWSDGRISIGQCDLVESWDNLSLSQKKNLNYRYQMGCECRINTCYTVPCASTGENECLWTDWLLDNSLNGEQARQYACIRRSDTTCSWYRGGPPPEKDFLDMTDP from the exons ATGGCCATGTCCCAGGAGCGGAGTGCCTGTCTGGGGCTCTGGGTGCTCCTTCTGCTTGGTGCAGGCATGGAGGAAGTTGTGGAGGGATGTAGTTGCCACCCAGCACACCCACAGCAGCTATTCTGCAGCGCTGAGATCG tgATAAGGGCAAAGATCTCTGGAGAGAAGATTGTGTCGCCTAGCAACAGCTCCTCACCTTACATGAAGATGATCCAATATGAAATCAAAATGATCAAG ATGTTCAAAGGTTTTGACAAGGCCAAGGATATCCAGTATGTGTACACTCCAGTCTTTTCCTCACTGTGCGGCGTCAAACTGGACTCCAACAATAAAGCAGGGTATCTGCTCTCAG GAAGTATGTGGAGCGATGGGAGAATTTCTATTGGCCAATGTGACCTGGTAGAGTCCTGGGACAACTTGTCACTGTCACAAAAGAAGAACCTCAACTACAGATACCAGATGGGCTGTGAATGCAGA ATCAACACTTGTTACACAGTGCCGTGTGCATCCACAGGAGAAAACGAGTGCTTGTGGACTGACTGGCTGCTGGATAACAGCCTAAATGGGGAGCAGGCTCGGCAGTACGCCTGCATCCGCCGCTCTGACACGACCTGTAGCTGGTACCGGGGTGGACCTCCACCTGAGAAAGACTTCCTGGACATGACTGACCCTTGA